TGATGGCTAAAACAACGCCAATCACAATTGCATGCATCCAACGTCCTTGGCCAGACTGTTTTAGATAACTAGCAATAATGCTAACAATCAGTGCAGCTTCCATGCCTTCGCGTAGCATAATCAAAAACGGAACAAGCATTAGTTTTCCAGATCTAAATAACAACGATTCGCATTTTACGACAAATGAAAATACAAATGCAATTCATTCTCATTATAAAAATTTGAAAAACTGTCAATCTTTAGTGTGTTAACAACAGAGTTAGCAACGTAGATTAGATGGGAAAAGAAACAATGAATGCAGCGCCACCCAAAGTGGATGAGCGCTCGATGCGGATGTCGCCGTTATAGTTGGAGACAATATCTTCCACAATAGATAAACCAATCCCATGGCCGGGAACATGTTCATCTAAACGGACACCACGCTTGAGTGCTGCATCTGGGTTAGAAACGCCAGGTCCATCATCTTCGACGGCAATTAAATAGCGTTTTCTCTGGAGTACAGCAGAAATTCGAACTTGGCTGTTTGCCCATTTGCCCGCGTTATCGAGTAAATTACCAAACAACTCCATCGCATCTCCTTCGCTTAGTCTGGTGAGCAAAGCGGGAGGGATATCATTTCTAAAAGCAATCTGCTTATCTCGATGAATCTTTGTTAACGTCAACACTAAGCGTTGAACAATTGGTGAGAGAGGCGTTTGTTTGCTAAAGGTGTTGGCCCCTCTTGTTGCCGCACGTTGTAATTGGTAACCAATTAGCGATTCAATTCGACTCGTTTGTTCTTGCACGGTTGGTACGAATGTGTCGGATTGTGGAGGTGTACTTCGAATAACGGCAATCGGCGTTTTTAGGCTATGAGCCAAATCACCCAAGGCTCGTTCATATCGTTGCTGCCTTGCGCGCTCGCTTTCGATTAGTGCGTTTAAGTTATCTGTTAAAGGTTGTATCTCACGAGGATATTGCCCTTCTAACTTTTCGCTATTGCCTTTTTCAATGGCAGTTAACCCAGCGGCCAATTTTTTCAATGGCGATAAGCCAAAGCGTAGAAAGAGAATCTGCAGTATTAACAGCAGTGCCGCGCAGGCAGCTAACCAGCGCCACAGCGTTTTTCGAAATTGCTGCATTTGTAAATCAAATGGTTTGGCATCTTCACTAATACTAAAGGTGAGCGGAACTGGCCCTTTATCGGTTGGCCATATCACCCCAAGTGCAAATGAGAAGTAACGGTGGCCGGCTTCTTCTACTGCGGTGAAATAGCGCTGGCCTTTTGGTAAGCTAGAGACAAAAGCAACTGGTTGACCAGCAGAAGAAGGGGATTGCCAAATACTGTTTGTACTTAAAATTTGTGCGTACAACCCAGATGCGGGAGACATAAGGTTGGATTCGGTGAGTTGACTAGGCAGATGAATCTTTCCTTCGCTGTCTACTTCCGTATCCGCCATCAGTAAATAGGACACTGCTTGCAAGCGTTCTTGGCGGGTGCTTTCTGCTTGCTGCGTAAACGCACTTTCAAGCCCTGTTGCTGTAATGACAATGAAGACGCTTAAAAGCAAAAGATTCGCTAGCGTCATCCGCCAGCGAATCGAAGTAGGTAGT
This Leeia speluncae DNA region includes the following protein-coding sequences:
- a CDS encoding ATP-binding protein codes for the protein MRFPKLNWLKLKLPTSIRWRMTLANLLLLSVFIVITATGLESAFTQQAESTRQERLQAVSYLLMADTEVDSEGKIHLPSQLTESNLMSPASGLYAQILSTNSIWQSPSSAGQPVAFVSSLPKGQRYFTAVEEAGHRYFSFALGVIWPTDKGPVPLTFSISEDAKPFDLQMQQFRKTLWRWLAACAALLLILQILFLRFGLSPLKKLAAGLTAIEKGNSEKLEGQYPREIQPLTDNLNALIESERARQQRYERALGDLAHSLKTPIAVIRSTPPQSDTFVPTVQEQTSRIESLIGYQLQRAATRGANTFSKQTPLSPIVQRLVLTLTKIHRDKQIAFRNDIPPALLTRLSEGDAMELFGNLLDNAGKWANSQVRISAVLQRKRYLIAVEDDGPGVSNPDAALKRGVRLDEHVPGHGIGLSIVEDIVSNYNGDIRIERSSTLGGAAFIVSFPI